aacaatataaaacataggcgttgtttatatttaagtatatatctctttatttttttatcccTTTGTATTTGttcaaaaaattgtatagaGGTTTCTAACTTAGctaataatacatatgcAGATcgtaaatatatgttaGAGGAATGTAGGGAacaatcatatatatatcaattaaGAAAGTTATTATATAAGAAATCAACTACCATAAGAATTATACAATACGTAGCtcttcattttcaaaaatagcaacattatattttagattatttttttcaatggTAATAAAACTTCCCgcattattttaaaaatattttttagtatacatcataattatttgtacATATTTGTCGAAAAAAACACATGCCATATGTAAGTATAATGTGTTCACTTGccaaataattatttgtacaatagtttgtttttgtttataaaaattaattacaAGGTGACGAAACCTTAACAAAGGGGTAAAAgttttaaagaaaaaatagatTCCACTACTTTgatttatacatatatataattcttatatatgtgtatttgtttaaaatccccaaaaaataacattcatatgtttttttagagcagcattatattatatacaccAATTTGCATAATTATACATTCATAGATATATgtattcatttaaaaatacgcaatatatgtatgtaaaAACTGAATGCCCATAATTCCtagaataataaatatactaataatataattatatttttaaatccCTGTCCGGTGAAATTTGCTCCTACTAAAtaacataatataatatcccctatatttttaattctatgtgttaacaataaaattatgacAACTTCATTTTTGCAAATCCAGAAAGATCAATAAAGACGCATAAAACGGTTGcacaaaaattaaacaaaacTATTTAACACATCTGTTGAGACACTATCATTATATAACTCCTTTGATTTtccaaatattttatatctcttttttcatattatgataaaaaatagaaagattaaaaatagtaataataactATAAGCGAAGGACCCCAATAGAAAAAGATGAGGCATTAAAAGAAGCAGATAATTGTAATCAAGATGGAAATGGGAacgaagaaaataaattattaaaactaAAGACATCAAAAAGCCTTAAAGAATTTCAAAATATGcgattaaaaaaaaagggaatAAATGCAGATAACttaattaatgaaaaaaaggaattagaaaaaagtgaaagaaatgataaattattagaaaaaaattttacaaaaaatttaaccgaaaaagaaatagaaGAAGCACATATACAActttttatacaaaataatatgaaagaATTTTATGAGaaaattgataataaagaaaaaaatgatgaagataaatctgaagaagaaaaaaaagaaaattataatgacattattaaaaatcTATATAAATTACCCGATGATTTAAAAGTTAAAACATCCACAAATAATGCACAAGAAAGATTGAACTGTTTCACAGGGATAAATGAGGTACCATTACCGTTGGAAATgaaattacaaaatattgaagagacagaaaaaattaaaaggcaacttttaaaaaaggCAAAATTTATGAGCACGAAAACTAAGTAGCCataactttattttattatattttattattgttttaataCAATGTATTTGTGTATTCAATTTTACAATGATCACATATATGtcaatttatatattatcgAAGTTGATAATTATTCCATTTAACTATCAGAGAATTATTTAGCTgaacaattattttattagtaCAATACTTATTGCGAAAGAAAAATGTTGCCCttgaaattattaaaaaattattccGCAGTGgacaaattattaaaatttaacaaaaattgtatttatatatagcataaaattaattatagggtcaattatttacatatattattttttttataaacatttttctCATCTTTATGCCGCATAAAGAGAAGCTAACTTTCttctttaaaatttttttttgtctttttttgagaaatctatatatatataacatttcGACTTATtaagtttttatttattataatgtattattattttaatattatattatttcaactatattttattatactgattatatttttctttatagAATGGttatgtataaaatatgtgccatgctttatttttccattcCATGTTTTTgcttaatttttattaaaatttaaagagACACTTTTGCACATATACACTTGAATGatgcataattttatttttatttataagaattatgtttaattaaattaaaaaaaaaaaattgtgagCCTTCAAGgcagaaaatatatatcttcatatatattattcatgcattttatgcatatataggcacaaaaatattattgtgATTTTGTAAGGCCATATACATTCTTTTGAGGAATGGATCATATGAATACAATAGAATTAAGTTATAAGGACTATGGAAGTGTTTGCACATTTTCCCCAGACAATGACTCGTTggtaaattaaaaataaaagatattccattacatatatttttgtttagcCCATATTTAGTTTCCATCTACTTATCATTTCGTAATAACTAGTATATTCCTATGTTTCATATAAATGTTACAtcttttgaatattttatttatgagGATAGAATGAAGAAAGCAATGGTGAGTTGAACATCTCagaaaggaaaaaaaatttaagtGATAACTTAAGcaaagatgaaaataataaagtagaaaaatatataaaattagaaaatacgaaaaaaatatgggcAGGGacaaatgaaataattttttacaaaaaaaaaaatttacttgaattaaacaaaataatttataaatatgatgatgataaagaaattaatgtttctaataattcaaaagttttaaatttaaataataataatttaacaCATTTGaactttttaaatgatctattaaatcatatatataaacaaaaaaatttagagttatcaattatttattcgaatattatatcattagacatttcatttaataatttggcattaataaataataatatacttaTGTTAAATAatcttaaaattttatatctccattctaataaaattgaaaatattaatgaaatacaaaaattacAAACCTTACcaaacttaaaaaaattaacttTGGAAAACAACCCCCTCgtgaatatatacaataagTTTTATAGGTTATACTTTGCGCTTTGagtgaaaaatatttcatttatgcTTGTTacgaattatatatgtatatccgtatatacatatatgtcCACATTCCTTTACACACATGTAAATGTTTCTATATTcctaataaaattgtttgtAGGTCGTTCACAATTCATTATTTGCCCCAAATTAAATCTTTGGATTTTCAagaaattacaaaaattgagaaaaataaatcagaGATTGGATTTAACATgcacaaatataaatttaatttggAATGAATTTTGTTTAGTTCACATAATatctaatttattttgattttctgttttttatgcataattttctttttgtaCTGTTTATATGCTTAACTCTTTTCCCCTCTTTTCAGTGTGTCTTATTCTAGGTTTCTAATAATgcaattatttattattttttttaatatgagcaaacaatattataacctacatttatattttataactCCCCCatcaatataaaaaaacatttgtacatatatgtatatatgaatcTGTGTTTATGAGAAACAAATATGTGCTCTTAAACTCCATTCGtaatatatgaaaagtTCCATAATAGCTGTTTTTTAagatatatcatatatagtTACTTTcttgtaatatatatatgtctaaaatttgttattgTTGTAATAAGCTATAACAGTATTATTCcttattaatttttgttaaaattttcatttcaaaatatacaGCTATATGTTTtacttatatattatattctatataacagtatttttaaatgaatttaaaaataaaaagttcccttttatttttcccaATATCATTAccaaagaaataaaaatgcatCATTAGTTCTTAATTTCacattaattaaaaaacatatcCAGACATATATGAATAGCGTATGTAATGATACGCTCTCGtgtttatgaaaaaatacattgatattattcaaacaaatttatgtatatgcctaataaaatttggtttaatattttttatggattatataattgtttcaataaaaaacattttaaatctgcattaataaaatattagtgaacataattttatacttttatatatgaaataaatttatagaCAGATTCCGCAATATCGGTTTGtgaaatttaattattttattttatgtgttttatattttttttaaagtgTTCAATTTAtccaaatatataactcATACATGTTtgaaattttcaaaaatgtttgatttacatttttaacaataatttaaattttaataataatatattatttttattttatatttttatgtaaaaatgAACTTAATTTTGTTAGTTCTTATATGCATGCATAATATACGCCTATTCATTTCACAGTTTGATATTAtgcaatataatattattatattttaattgtatacctatatttattttttcttatttttttaaataataaaaaaatgaagaataaCTATTAGGAATAAAATACCGTTTTTTTGCACATCAAaattgcattttttttctttttgatTGATgttatatacacatatatataaaaacacCCTTATCAGTAAAAACGTTTGAAACTTGTCCATACTATATGCAACATATAAATGTAccataattaaataataaactttataaaaataagttaAATCATATCATATAAATGCATACAACAATAAATCATctacatacatataatattgcaAAGTATGAATGAgccatatttttttaataatttcaaataaaaaaaattcggTGATCCATaattatacacatatatatatgtgcaaTTATTTGTTAgtttataaaatgttaCTATCTGTCTTTTGTTCACACACGAAACAATACACATGTTTAAtcataaattttgtttatatttaaaggattttataatttctttattcatataaataatttgtacgtttttttgcatattatgaaaatgcTCATATTTTAGTGAGTAAAagtttttctttattttttttattataaaaaaaaaattaataaatatgtaaacGGATTTTCTATTTCTAAATTATACACTAGTACTAGTTTTTAAGTTAACTTATtcgatttttattttatttaattttatgcgtgtatattattaattgtggtcttttttttattttccacAATTTCTATATTgttcattatattatataataaaatatcattCACAACATTTATGCACTATAGCAGGATgctgttttatttttattttttttattatgaaatgcacatttttttttacaacgTCATCTAAATAAATagaatgcatatatttttttttgattcgTTCTTacttttatcatattttgtagtaaaaattattttatgttgtatagacaaattaaaaaatacaaattttttttttttaacaattttagATTTAGCACACATTTTGtgtgttatatatatacaatatattgataatagtgtgttaatatattatttggaaaattttttataacgaAATGCAGTAGAATGTTTCTAtacatttgtttttatatattttaatttttattgtattaaATAGAATCTGTTACAcgtttaatatttataaacatttatatatattataaaaattttgtcCAATAATATGTTAActattcaaaatattttataagaTTAGAAGTACatgaatttattaaatatttatatttttaaatgaaatttcaatttatttaatctTTATATTGAATTCTTGTTCATCTACGTTTGTAACcatacatttaaaaaatgttttttttttggaacataaaataaataaaaacataaacaAAAAGCAGTTAACATGTTTTTTTGAAAACTAAAATCATATATTGGTTTGTTTTGTTAGTGTCACattttaaatgttttttaaataaataaattgtgTATAATAGAATCAagaatttatttataatagaatatatttttaaaatttgttaatgtattaatttattagcAATTCAGCATTTAGTActatatttagaaaaagtttaacaacatatatatattataaaatgcTATATAATccttttatcattttttgcATGAATATACTAAtaactttttaatttctttaaatTTCATAAATTAAGTAATTTTGcatctatatatatgcacacatttatagaatataaaattgtaacAATATACAATGATTATATGGACACCATTGTTTTATGGAATTCTacgtttttatttatattcttaaaataatgtttccatatatacgtatataaaaattagttgttttggatttttttttcgatgtcttattctttatttttattctcgttttattatttgtacaCGATTCtgttttaatttatgatttgtctttttaaatttttaatttgttgactttttttctcattttccttattttttaatgtgatctttaatattttaataataataatacgtatatataaaataggaacaataaaaatttgattATATTGCTTTGTCTATCTCATTACtgcaattttttatcttatttagtttattgttttttaatttgctttgtaatttgtttgttctatttatatttaattcgTTCTTTTGCACTTTAATTATTCATACAATAAAATCGTTACAAAAAGGTAAACAATATTTACCACATAGGTATACCCATTTTTTGtgtaaataaatgtatgGATCGACATGCTTCATctgttttatttcattttgctttcatattaatagatattttcataatagatttttaatatacatttatttatttaactatatatttagtttattttttatatttttaattattatatttgttgtgtttcttttattaaacaaattatcaGTGTATAATTTAGCTAAGTGATTATATTGttatctatttttttctttataccAAAAATAAGACCATATTCACGATACGTTATACATATGtctatacataaatattattatatatcctatttatgaatttcctttttcccagtatcaataaaaaatatactgtaattcataattttcctgccaaaaattgttttttttgtcttatcttttactttttgttacatattatatgtgtaaaaaaatatatattaaaaattgttgcactttttgaatttacaatttttaaagtttattcaaaaacaaaaatggTATATGCTACTTTATTAAGCGAAGAAGATCTCAGTAGGTTTAGAACGAAACAATGTAAGCGACTATTAAATGGGGGATGCAATTTTGGATTGGATAGATGCCAATATAGTCATAATGAGTTTTGGAATAGAAGATGCCCATTTTACTTAAGCGATTCATCATTTATTCGTTATATAACAGTTATGTGCCCAAATATCGAAACCAAAAGTGATGGATCTATAAATAGTTTATGTTTAAGAGGAGGGGAATGCCCTTTTGCTCATTCAACagaagaaatattatatcatcccttattttataaaacaaaaagatGTGAagattataaaaaagggTCATGCAACACTTATTATTGCCCTTACGTTCATGGATTAGCTGAAACAAGAGTCCCAGGAACTTACAAATTACCATTCACAAATGGTATCGATATACCTAGTATtccaaatataataattgtagataaaattgatataagtaataaaaataataataatttggtACATAATAACAgatatggaaaaaatattcatagtACTAATAAAGTTGATTCGCATTTTGATACTCGAGGTAAAAATATCAACGGAACAAATGGATATACAAATGATtcatattatcaaaaaaaattggatTGTGAAACAACTAGTGCCTTTTCAACTATTGATAGTATTTTTGACAAAAATgatgtttttaaaaatacttgtgataaaatagaaatggcagatataaatgaaaacaatTTAGTAAAATATTCTAAAGATGTTGtaaattttgaaaagaTAAACGGGTTTATTAATGGAAATAACAGTTATTGTGCTACAATTTCTAATGAAGCATGCCCTACTAATTTTTGCAAAAATAGTAATTCGGAAATTAATCTAAATTcttcaaattataatattaaagacaatattatgcattggtataaaaataataataaatattcaagTGTAAATTCAGATAATTTGAACGAATTTCTTCCTGgaaaaaattcatatacCAATGGGTCTAAAAATTATCTTTCTTATTCTCCTATGACTGTTAATGATAGTTTTAACatacataataatagtgCCAATTTtcatgaaaaattaaatagcAATGATAGAATCATTTCTTCAAAATATCCCCAAAATGctcataaaataaataataattataatatgggaaaagataaacaaaattattctATCTGTAGTACTACTACTCAtgaaatatgttttaatgAGCACGATGGAACAAGCAATGAACTTATTGATGGTGATGAGGAATATTTGGAGAATGAAGacaatttaaatgaattcattcttaaaaataaaaatatagataaattattaaacaatgaaagaaataatagTTCAGGAATCGATATGAAAGATATCAATATCAATTGCAATACTTctgaatttattaaaaggAGTAgtattgataataatagtgaTAGTTGTggggaaaataataaattgaGTTTACTAGAagttattaaatatttgaaaattttatatgaaaaaatttcaAAGGGAAATCTTGGTTTTACACATGAACAATGGGGTAGTGTTGCACAAATAACATATGATATAATTGGTGTAATAGAATTTAATAAAGctataaaaattaagaatttacaaaataatttaaagaCAACCacatataatgatataaataaaacagaTATATTTGAAGCATCTCAAAACTTTATTATCAACaaaaatactaatataGATGGAATGGAACAACTTGAAGAAAATCAATGTGGTGGTGCTAAGAATATccaaataaatgaaaaagagaAAACACGAAATACAAAATTAGGAATAAATGGACAAACAATAATAGAAGAAATcgaaattataaataaacaaaataatatcaaCGATAACGCTGTAAACACTAATAACAATGAACAAAATGTATCTATGGAAAATGAGATAAATGATGTAGTATCAAATGATTCGATAATAAGTACTGTCACTATGAATATGCTAAATTTTTCTGTAGATAATTCCGATGTAATTGAtgataaaaacaatattgcTCATCAATACAAGGATTCCAAAGAAAAGAAagataattttaataacgATCAAAATGCTTTAAAAGATTCCCATTTTTTGGattattacaattttaatCCAAATAGTATACATTTTGGAGATGAAAAAGATATCTCGGAAAAAATATCTTCACAACAACCCCTTGTTTCCTTCTTCGCATTTTTATCAGagtaataatttaaagTTATATGTTGTATAATGGGCAAAGAGGGAAaggataaatataaatttatccacacttttatttaattttttttttttatcatatgcACACATCTCTTTtctgattttttttttaatgaatatgcttttataatatttaaaagactgtctttttataaataaattttgaatgttacaaaaaatcgaaaggcttcacaatataatatatattaatatgtctttatttttataaccaAAATAgttaattgaaaaaaatataataaatgcataaacacaaaaaaaaattataaaaggGTGAAAAGTAAAATGAATGAAAATTGAGAGAATTTGTTAAAAGATGAGCAATGCAAAAAATGCATACTGCACatgattatataattgatCATAAGGTATGATggaatatataacaaatttcgtttctttttttatgtggctttgatatatttttctctttAATACAAACACATAGAAATGCCGGagcatattttaaaatattttgtacaCAAAACTAAACATTTTAATTTCACATAAAAGTATTAATATTTGACGtgtaaacaaaataaaaaggggGAAAGATAACGAGAAAAAGATAGTTGCAAgtgtgaaaaaaattatataatatatccttcgataattaaattaattttttaaacaaaaaaaactgATAATAAGGTATAGTCAAACGGAATATTAGCAAGAACTATGCTGCCATATTTCCTTCTTGTCTTAACATCCATTTCCTTTGGtggataaaaaaaataaaaggaatataaaattaataaaataggtatatatatatatatatatatatatagaaataaatatataatgtttgtgctttgttttttaatttatatatactaacAGAAGGTAAGGAGTCTTAAAAATTTGCGTGTTTTTTGCGATGGGCATAAGGGGAAAAACGCTagtaaaaaagaaataaatgtgCCCAACTAATATcccaaaaaaattatcactTGAGTTGTAATCCACGATAAGAGATAAGATTGTCAGAACCCTGTGCaatggaaaataataattaaataaataaaatatagatgaATAAATTAAAGAATAGGCAAATAAAgatttatgaaaaatacaTAGCTTGTAGAAGAAAAAATCATTGAtcctaaaaaaaaaaatgagctACCATGGAAGATAAGAAGCTTTTAtcgtaaaaaaaaatatagtcaATCTTGTAGAAGAATTGTTCTTGCTCCACACATACGTGATCACGTTTATAATACAACTACTATAGAAGTATATTCCTCCAAATAAGTATGAAACCatcttaaaaataaataaataaataaataaccatatagatatatatatcgtCATTAAGCAAAGGTGCTATATGAATTACTTCGCACTTAATCgtaaatatagaaatataaacatgTTATATATCCATACCAATAGCATGAAACATGACACTATTATCATCCACAAAAAGTCAGCTGAATTGTTTCGAAATGTCACATCTTCAAGGGAGCtgcaataatatattctgACAAATCACCCcccaaaattattatttattgtattttaatatgaaaaCAAGAGGGATGtaatacaatattataGCATAGTACAAGTAGAATATACAAACAATTTCAAAATGATATAGATGTGTTTGTGTATTTGgttaacatatatatatgcatggaATTGCAAATACAACactgaaaatatattattcagAATTTTGCCCTCATTtaatttacattttaataCTTACAATACATAGATAtcccaaaaaaaatgtagtCCAAAAGACCCAAAGTACAAAAAGCACGTAATTAATCTCCAATACtgtaaaaaatgtgtaataaaagacaataaaaataaatgaaaacaaaaaagcaaaaaagttcaaagaataatatataatgtaaaaTTCTAATACCTGGTGTTCGTTCAATACTAAGTTCCAATTCAAATACAAACTTAATGGTGATATTATATCAAGAGAGCATAAAACCATCAAAATTGAAGAAAGAATAAGATATACTCGAGTTATTAGCGGAATGTTACTTAATAGCTC
This DNA window, taken from Plasmodium berghei ANKA genome assembly, chromosome: 13, encodes the following:
- a CDS encoding telomere length and silencing protein 1, putative; translated protein: MIKNRKIKNSNNNYKRRTPIEKDEALKEADNCNQDGNGNEENKLLKLKTSKSLKEFQNMRLKKKGINADNLINEKKELEKSERNDKLLEKNFTKNLTEKEIEEAHIQLFIQNNMKEFYEKIDNKEKNDEDKSEEEKKENYNDIIKNLYKLPDDLKVKTSTNNAQERLNCFTGINEVPLPLEMKLQNIEETEKIKRQLLKKAKFMSTKTK
- a CDS encoding zinc finger protein, putative, translated to MVYATLLSEEDLSRFRTKQCKRLLNGGCNFGLDRCQYSHNEFWNRRCPFYLSDSSFIRYITVMCPNIETKSDGSINSLCLRGGECPFAHSTEEILYHPLFYKTKRCEDYKKGSCNTYYCPYVHGLAETRVPGTYKLPFTNGIDIPSIPNIIIVDKIDISNKNNNNLVHNNRYGKNIHSTNKVDSHFDTRGKNINGTNGYTNDSYYQKKLDCETTSAFSTIDSIFDKNDVFKNTCDKIEMADINENNLVKYSKDVVNFEKINGFINGNNSYCATISNEACPTNFCKNSNSEINLNSSNYNIKDNIMHWYKNNNKYSSVNSDNLNEFLPGKNSYTNGSKNYLSYSPMTVNDSFNIHNNSANFHEKLNSNDRIISSKYPQNAHKINNNYNMGKDKQNYSICSTTTHEICFNEHDGTSNELIDGDEEYLENEDNLNEFILKNKNIDKLLNNERNNSSGIDMKDININCNTSEFIKRSSIDNNSDSCGENNKLSLLEVIKYLKILYEKISKGNLGFTHEQWGSVAQITYDIIGVIEFNKAIKIKNLQNNLKTTTYNDINKTDIFEASQNFIINKNTNIDGMEQLEENQCGGAKNIQINEKEKTRNTKLGINGQTIIEEIEIINKQNNINDNAVNTNNNEQNVSMENEINDVVSNDSIISTVTMNMLNFSVDNSDVIDDKNNIAHQYKDSKEKKDNFNNDQNALKDSHFLDYYNFNPNSIHFGDEKDISEKISSQQPLVSFFAFLSE
- a CDS encoding leucine-rich repeat protein → MNTIELSYKDYGSVCTFSPDNDSLNEESNGELNISERKKNLSDNLSKDENNKVEKYIKLENTKKIWAGTNEIIFYKKKNLLELNKIIYKYDDDKEINVSNNSKVLNLNNNNLTHLNFLNDLLNHIYKQKNLELSIIYSNIISLDISFNNLALINNNILMLNNLKILYLHSNKIENINEIQKLQTLPNLKKLTLENNPLVNIYNKFYRSFTIHYLPQIKSLDFQEITKIEKNKSEIGFNMHKYKFNLE
- a CDS encoding derlin-1, putative encodes the protein MVQLGELLSNIPLITRVYLILSSILMVLCSLDIISPLSLYLNWNLVLNEHQYWRLITCFLYFGSFGLHFFWDIYVLIYYCSSLEDVTFRNNSADFLWMIIVSCFMLLMVSYLFGGIYFYSSCIINVITYVWSKNNSSTRLTIFFFTIKASYLPWVLTILSLIVDYNSSDNFFGILVGHIYFFFTSVFPLMPIAKNTQIFKTPYLLKWMLRQEGNMAA